A single region of the Candidatus Methanomethylicota archaeon genome encodes:
- a CDS encoding TrpB-like pyridoxal phosphate-dependent enzyme produces MLSLRKVILDENEIPRKWYCIIPDLPNPLPPFIDPQTREPGGGIASKIFPKQILAQEFSQDRWIDIPEEVLEVYKIWRPTPLIRAIRLEKALKTPARIYYKYEGVSPTGSHKPNTAVAQAYYNMKEGINRLATETGAGQWGSALAFGCMVFNLKSTIYMVKVSYNQKPYRRIMMECFGAEVYPSPSDKTEVGRRILKEDPENPGSLGIAISEAIEDALIHEDTNYAIGSVFNHVLLHQTIIGLEAKKQMEIIEEYPDIVIGCIGGGSSFSGLFWPFYYDKISKKKNIEILAVEPTACPSVTKGEYTYDHGDTARITPLVPMHTLGHDYIPPPIHAGGLRYHGIAPTISLLNSTGYLKAIAYNQVEVFEAAKLFIQTEGIIPAPEPAHAIKATIEEALKCKRSGEEKVILFNLCGHGHFDMQAYADFLSSKLLPYEYPAEKVKEAMEKLKKLYPWLEEVKKKYIGV; encoded by the coding sequence ATGTTGAGTTTAAGAAAAGTAATTTTAGATGAAAATGAAATTCCAAGGAAATGGTATTGTATAATTCCAGATTTACCAAACCCCCTCCCTCCCTTTATAGATCCTCAGACAAGAGAGCCAGGAGGGGGTATTGCTTCTAAAATTTTTCCAAAACAAATTCTAGCTCAAGAATTTTCTCAAGATAGATGGATTGATATACCTGAAGAAGTATTAGAAGTTTATAAAATTTGGAGACCAACACCTTTAATAAGAGCAATAAGACTTGAAAAAGCACTTAAAACACCAGCTAGAATATATTATAAATATGAAGGTGTAAGTCCAACTGGAAGTCATAAACCAAATACTGCAGTAGCTCAAGCTTATTATAATATGAAAGAAGGTATAAATAGATTGGCTACAGAAACAGGTGCTGGACAATGGGGATCTGCTTTAGCTTTTGGATGTATGGTATTTAATTTAAAATCTACAATATATATGGTTAAAGTAAGTTATAATCAAAAACCATATAGAAGAATTATGATGGAATGTTTTGGTGCTGAAGTTTATCCAAGTCCAAGTGATAAAACTGAAGTAGGAAGAAGAATTCTTAAAGAAGATCCAGAAAATCCTGGAAGTCTTGGAATTGCTATAAGTGAAGCTATTGAAGATGCTTTAATTCATGAAGATACTAATTATGCTATAGGAAGTGTTTTTAATCATGTTCTTTTACATCAAACTATAATAGGACTTGAAGCAAAAAAACAAATGGAAATTATTGAAGAATATCCAGATATTGTTATTGGATGTATTGGTGGAGGAAGTAGTTTTTCTGGACTTTTCTGGCCTTTTTATTATGATAAAATTTCAAAAAAGAAAAATATTGAAATATTAGCTGTTGAACCTACAGCATGTCCTTCTGTTACTAAAGGAGAATATACTTATGATCATGGTGATACTGCACGTATAACTCCATTAGTACCTATGCATACTTTAGGACATGATTATATACCACCACCAATACATGCTGGTGGATTACGATATCATGGAATTGCTCCTACTATAAGTCTTTTAAATTCAACTGGTTATTTAAAAGCTATAGCATATAATCAAGTAGAAGTATTTGAAGCAGCAAAATTATTTATTCAAACTGAAGGAATAATTCCAGCACCTGAACCTGCACATGCTATAAAAGCAACTATTGAAGAAGCTTTAAAATGTAAAAGAAGTGGTGAAGAAAAAGTTATACTCTTTAATCTTTGTGGTCATGGACATTTTGATATGCAAGCATATGCTGATTTCTTATCTAGTAAGCTTCTTCCTTATGAATATCCTGCTGAAAAAGTTAAGGAGGCTATGGAAAAACTTAAAAAATTATATCCATGGCTTGAGGAAGTAAAAAAGAAATATATAGGTGTATAA
- a CDS encoding radical SAM protein: protein MWIKDFERCELCAWSCKVNRLKEAGVCRVNVPEVATLNISYATRSVTVTMLGCCFRCIYCNAYRISQYPDVGWFYKGFLSLEDLTNEVVKLYESEKSRKLNINSLSFTGGEPTIHWPYIEKVINLVRERISYVKVGIATNGFSKRFREVLSKVDWINFEVKAFDDEVHRAITGASVATVLSNLKVLVKEFPEKIRVVRTVVIPKINETQVLKIAEFLASIDSETPYRLIGYRPNFITYYHPGPSKKLMENLVKRAKKAGLKNVSFSGWYPYRYKVRAEGVLAYKSEEARIAASYARAAGCAHHPRDCGSCKLRQSCPAMIMEPWHVKA, encoded by the coding sequence ATGTGGATTAAGGATTTTGAAAGATGTGAGCTGTGCGCCTGGAGTTGTAAGGTGAACAGACTCAAAGAAGCTGGGGTGTGTAGGGTTAATGTCCCCGAGGTCGCCACCTTAAACATATCTTACGCGACAAGGAGCGTAACGGTTACGATGCTTGGTTGCTGCTTTAGGTGTATATATTGTAATGCGTACAGGATATCTCAATACCCCGATGTCGGATGGTTTTACAAGGGGTTCTTAAGCCTGGAGGATCTTACAAATGAAGTAGTAAAGCTGTATGAGTCCGAGAAGTCGAGAAAATTGAACATAAATTCCTTAAGCTTCACAGGCGGGGAGCCCACAATACATTGGCCATACATAGAGAAAGTCATAAACTTAGTTAGAGAGAGGATAAGCTATGTGAAGGTTGGAATAGCAACCAACGGCTTTTCGAAGAGGTTTAGGGAGGTCTTAAGTAAGGTGGATTGGATAAACTTTGAGGTGAAGGCATTTGACGATGAGGTTCATAGGGCCATAACCGGTGCCTCCGTAGCGACCGTTTTGAGCAATCTGAAGGTCCTCGTAAAGGAGTTTCCTGAGAAGATAAGAGTAGTGAGGACAGTGGTAATCCCCAAAATTAATGAGACTCAAGTTTTGAAAATAGCAGAGTTCCTAGCATCAATAGACTCCGAAACTCCGTATAGGCTAATCGGCTATCGCCCCAACTTCATCACTTACTACCATCCGGGGCCAAGTAAAAAATTAATGGAGAATCTCGTTAAAAGAGCTAAAAAAGCTGGATTGAAGAACGTCTCCTTCTCTGGCTGGTATCCTTATAGATATAAGGTGAGGGCTGAGGGAGTATTAGCGTACAAGAGCGAGGAGGCAAGAATTGCAGCTAGCTATGCAAGGGCTGCAGGCTGTGCTCATCACCCTAGGGATTGTGGAAGCTGTAAGTTAAGACAGAGTTGCCCAGCGATGATAATGGAACCGTGGCATGTGAAAGCTTAG
- a CDS encoding ATP-NAD kinase family protein, which translates to MRKIALIVNPIAGMGGSVGLKGTDGIEILKRAIELGAKPISPKRTEIFLSNLINFKDKIEFIVGAGLMGENEVKKFGFSYKVIGEEKELTNAHDTILTAITAKEMGAELLVFCGGDGTARDILNAIGLEIPVLGIPSGVKMHSAVFAINPISAANITLKFLFNGLPLKEVEVMDVDEEAFRLGRLSAKLYGYLLTPYEPILIQNSKIPNIESDLRNLAAIAIYIIENMKSDILYIIGPGTTTRAIADLLNEKKTLLGVDVFLNRKIIAKDVNEEQLLNIINGRKAHIIVTPIGGQGFIFGRGNQQISSKVIRKVGIENITVIATRNKLNNLKFLRIDTGDLELDREFYKNGVRVVFDYKMEKIMEIK; encoded by the coding sequence TTGCGAAAAATAGCATTAATAGTAAATCCTATTGCTGGAATGGGAGGAAGTGTTGGATTAAAAGGAACAGATGGAATTGAAATATTAAAAAGAGCAATTGAATTAGGTGCTAAGCCAATTTCTCCTAAAAGAACTGAAATTTTTCTATCAAATTTAATTAATTTTAAAGATAAAATTGAATTTATTGTTGGAGCTGGATTAATGGGAGAAAATGAAGTTAAAAAATTTGGTTTTTCATATAAAGTTATAGGAGAAGAAAAAGAATTAACTAATGCTCATGATACTATTTTAACAGCAATTACTGCTAAAGAAATGGGTGCTGAACTTTTAGTTTTTTGTGGTGGAGATGGTACAGCACGTGATATTTTAAATGCTATTGGACTTGAAATTCCAGTTTTGGGGATTCCAAGTGGAGTAAAAATGCATAGTGCAGTTTTTGCAATTAATCCAATAAGTGCTGCAAATATTACCTTAAAATTTTTATTTAATGGCCTTCCTTTAAAAGAAGTTGAAGTCATGGATGTAGATGAAGAAGCTTTTAGATTAGGAAGACTTTCTGCAAAACTTTATGGTTATTTACTTACACCTTATGAACCAATTCTTATTCAAAATTCAAAAATTCCTAATATTGAATCAGATTTAAGAAATTTAGCTGCTATAGCTATTTATATTATTGAAAATATGAAATCAGATATATTATACATAATAGGTCCTGGAACAACAACAAGAGCTATAGCTGATTTATTAAATGAGAAAAAAACTTTACTTGGAGTTGATGTTTTTCTTAATAGAAAAATTATAGCAAAAGATGTAAATGAAGAACAATTATTAAATATTATTAATGGAAGAAAAGCTCATATAATAGTAACTCCAATAGGGGGTCAAGGATTTATTTTTGGAAGAGGAAATCAACAAATTAGTTCAAAAGTTATACGTAAAGTAGGCATTGAAAATATAACTGTAATTGCTACAAGGAATAAATTAAATAATTTAAAATTTTTAAGAATTGATACTGGAGATTTAGAACTTGATAGAGAATTTTATAAAAATGGAGTTAGAGTTGTATTTGACTATAAAATGGAAAAAATTATGGAAATAAAATAA
- a CDS encoding winged helix-turn-helix transcriptional regulator encodes MDEDTNNIFLEECTDSEGKSSPATMIMGSSISHINVISPPSGETLEDKIFRILMNNSELTIDEIAMMLNIKPSSVRSALLRLKRKGLIPSEKTKEKNK; translated from the coding sequence GTGGATGAAGATACAAACAATATATTTCTTGAAGAATGTACAGATTCTGAAGGAAAAAGTTCACCTGCTACTATGATAATGGGATCATCCATATCACATATAAATGTTATATCACCTCCATCTGGTGAAACTTTAGAAGATAAAATATTTAGAATATTAATGAATAATAGTGAACTTACAATAGATGAAATTGCTATGATGTTAAATATAAAACCAAGTAGTGTAAGATCTGCTTTATTAAGATTAAAGAGAAAAGGACTAATACCTAGTGAAAAAACTAAAGAAAAAAATAAATAA